The following coding sequences lie in one Zingiber officinale cultivar Zhangliang chromosome 2B, Zo_v1.1, whole genome shotgun sequence genomic window:
- the LOC122047119 gene encoding peptidyl-prolyl cis-trans isomerase E-like isoform X2: protein MNYPVQKNTLYVGGLPEEVNESILHSAFIPFGDIKDVKTPLDQATQKHRSFGFVTFLTVNYAFPERIKGGEQGWAAQPIWADADTWFERQQQEEEMKRLQAEHQATMLAAEELHRKKLADEREGEKEDEAEGTKSDPMAAAEAEALK, encoded by the exons ATGAATTACCCTGTCCAGAAGAACACCCTCTATGTAG GAGGGCTGCCGGAGGAGGTGAACGAGTCGATCCTCCACTCCGCTTTCATCCCCTTCGGGGACATAAAGGACGTGAAGACGCCGCTGGACCAGGCAACTCAGAAGCACCGTTCCTTTGGCTTCGTCACCT TCCTCACTGTCAACTACGCCTTCCCCGAGCGCATCAAGGGAGGCGAGCAAGGATGGGCAGCACAACCCA TTTGGGCTGATGCAGATACCTGGTTCGAGAGGCAACAACAAGAGGAGGAAATGAAGCGCCTCCAGGCAGAACACCAGGCCACGATGCTTGCAGCTGAGGAGCTTCACCGTAAAAAGCTCGCGGATGAACGAGAAGGGGAGAAAGAAGATGAAGCGGAAGGAACCAAGTCTGATCCAATGGCTGCTGCCGAAGCGGAGGCCTTGAAGTAG
- the LOC122047119 gene encoding peptidyl-prolyl cis-trans isomerase E-like isoform X1 encodes MNYPVQKNTLYVGGLPEEVNESILHSAFIPFGDIKDVKTPLDQATQKHRSFGFVTFLEREDAAAAMDNMDGAELYGRVLTVNYAFPERIKGGEQGWAAQPIWADADTWFERQQQEEEMKRLQAEHQATMLAAEELHRKKLADEREGEKEDEAEGTKSDPMAAAEAEALK; translated from the exons ATGAATTACCCTGTCCAGAAGAACACCCTCTATGTAG GAGGGCTGCCGGAGGAGGTGAACGAGTCGATCCTCCACTCCGCTTTCATCCCCTTCGGGGACATAAAGGACGTGAAGACGCCGCTGGACCAGGCAACTCAGAAGCACCGTTCCTTTGGCTTCGTCACCTTCCTCGAGCGTGAGGACGCTGCCGCCGCCATGGATAACATGGATGGAGCCGAGCTCTACGGTCGCGTCCTCACTGTCAACTACGCCTTCCCCGAGCGCATCAAGGGAGGCGAGCAAGGATGGGCAGCACAACCCA TTTGGGCTGATGCAGATACCTGGTTCGAGAGGCAACAACAAGAGGAGGAAATGAAGCGCCTCCAGGCAGAACACCAGGCCACGATGCTTGCAGCTGAGGAGCTTCACCGTAAAAAGCTCGCGGATGAACGAGAAGGGGAGAAAGAAGATGAAGCGGAAGGAACCAAGTCTGATCCAATGGCTGCTGCCGAAGCGGAGGCCTTGAAGTAG